In Bdellovibrionales bacterium CG10_big_fil_rev_8_21_14_0_10_45_34, one genomic interval encodes:
- the carB gene encoding carbamoyl phosphate synthase large subunit (four CarB-CarA dimers form the carbamoyl phosphate synthetase holoenzyme that catalyzes the production of carbamoyl phosphate; CarB is responsible for the amidotransferase activity) — MPKRQDIKKIMILGSGPIVIGQACEFDYSGTQACKALMNEGYEVVLVNSNPATIMTDPEVATRTYIEPLEVPYLKAVIEKERPDALIPTLGGQTALNAALALDKAQVLQEFSVKLLGTSADIIRRAEDRSLFSELVREVGGRTTRSYMVKSFEDGVEKGQLLGMPIILRPNYTLGGGGGGIAYSLDEYREMLQRALSESPTNEVQVEESILGWKEFELEIMRDARGTFVVVCSIENIDPCGVHTGDSVTVAPQQTLSDFHYQDMRDEARRITEAVGIETGGANIQFAVHPDSHERVVIEMNPRVSRSSALASKATGFPIAKIAALVAVGYHLDEITNDITGTTPCCYEPALDYVVVKIPKFNFEKFAGVKDQLTTQMKSVGEVMGIGRTFCEAFMKATESLENREIIKPGEADLSEDKLAYPSSKRLFYLFEALRSGWSIARIYELTQITPWYLDQFQRIMEVERELSSTSQLDEELLRRAKRFGYSDALIADITKLSEEEVLRQRKSLNIEPAFYRVDTCAGEFESTTPYFYSTYWGNRISFSEMAPSFVSASAPITVIGSGPNRIGQGIEFDYSCVRGVWSLRRRGHQVVMINSNPETVSTDYDTANYLFFEPLTSERVAAVMGWIGSRKFVAQWGGQTSISLASPLTQMGHEILGSSVEAMDRAEDRSQFVTLCREYGFKIPEAKTADTFEGAQRAVSQIGFPVVCRPSFVLGGRRMEVVENESDLERYFERHGHVVSERNPILIDEFLAGALEVDVDLVCGGNWQVIGGVVEHIEAAGVHSGDSMGVLPPQRLKPETLARVEQMSAELGSRLGVIGHLNLQLAIKKDEVYLLEANPRSSRSAPFVSKATGLRLVDLAVGAMMGESRPNIPDWKNMKDVCVKGVVLPFKKFSEADSILGPEMKSTGESMGRGKDYSEALLKACISSQMRLPKPGEVFCSVRDKDKAFFLPLVKQLRELGFTFSATSGTASFLAANDIEVENIRRVREGRPHCVDRIRSGSVVLVFNTTSGRQSIEDSFSIRRSCIDFFIPCITESDAAEAFVMAIKRSFNNEVSVSSLQ, encoded by the coding sequence ATGCCAAAGCGTCAGGACATAAAAAAAATCATGATTTTGGGTAGCGGTCCGATTGTTATCGGGCAGGCCTGCGAATTCGACTACTCAGGCACACAGGCCTGTAAAGCATTGATGAACGAAGGTTACGAGGTCGTTCTTGTCAATTCTAACCCCGCGACAATCATGACTGATCCCGAGGTAGCTACGCGAACTTATATTGAGCCTTTAGAAGTTCCTTATTTGAAGGCCGTTATTGAAAAGGAGCGGCCTGATGCGCTCATTCCCACTTTGGGGGGGCAAACAGCCCTCAATGCAGCATTGGCTCTTGATAAAGCACAAGTGCTTCAGGAGTTTTCGGTAAAATTACTAGGAACATCCGCAGACATTATTCGGCGCGCCGAGGATCGCTCGCTGTTCTCTGAGCTTGTGCGAGAAGTGGGCGGACGAACGACGCGAAGTTATATGGTTAAAAGCTTCGAGGACGGCGTAGAAAAAGGGCAACTCCTCGGTATGCCGATAATACTTCGGCCTAATTACACCCTCGGCGGCGGCGGCGGCGGTATAGCTTATTCTTTAGACGAATATAGAGAGATGCTACAAAGAGCACTTAGCGAAAGTCCAACAAACGAAGTGCAGGTTGAAGAAAGTATACTAGGCTGGAAAGAATTTGAACTAGAGATAATGCGTGACGCCCGGGGTACATTTGTTGTTGTTTGCTCCATCGAAAATATCGATCCATGTGGTGTCCACACAGGCGATAGCGTCACTGTAGCGCCTCAGCAGACATTGAGTGACTTTCATTACCAAGATATGAGAGATGAAGCTCGCAGAATCACTGAGGCAGTCGGAATTGAAACGGGAGGCGCAAACATCCAGTTTGCGGTTCATCCAGATAGTCACGAGCGGGTGGTCATCGAAATGAATCCCAGGGTGAGCAGGTCTTCGGCGTTAGCTAGCAAAGCGACGGGGTTTCCGATCGCAAAAATAGCCGCGCTCGTAGCTGTAGGATATCACCTCGATGAGATTACAAATGACATTACCGGAACAACACCTTGCTGTTACGAGCCCGCGCTAGACTATGTAGTCGTGAAAATCCCCAAATTCAATTTCGAAAAGTTCGCGGGCGTAAAGGACCAACTCACAACACAGATGAAGAGCGTTGGAGAAGTCATGGGCATCGGCCGCACTTTCTGTGAAGCATTTATGAAGGCGACTGAGTCTTTAGAAAACCGAGAGATCATTAAACCTGGCGAAGCAGATCTCTCAGAAGATAAGCTGGCCTATCCTTCAAGTAAACGTTTGTTTTATTTGTTCGAAGCGCTTCGAAGCGGTTGGTCGATTGCAAGAATTTATGAACTTACGCAAATAACGCCATGGTATTTGGATCAGTTTCAAAGAATTATGGAAGTAGAAAGGGAACTTTCGAGTACTTCTCAGCTCGATGAAGAACTCTTGCGTCGCGCTAAAAGATTTGGGTACTCAGACGCTCTGATTGCCGACATCACAAAGCTAAGCGAAGAGGAAGTCCTCAGGCAAAGGAAAAGTTTGAATATTGAACCTGCGTTCTACCGGGTTGATACCTGTGCGGGAGAGTTTGAATCGACGACGCCTTATTTTTACTCCACCTATTGGGGAAATCGCATCAGTTTCAGTGAGATGGCCCCTTCATTTGTTAGCGCTTCGGCTCCTATAACAGTCATAGGCAGCGGGCCCAACAGAATCGGACAAGGGATTGAATTTGATTACAGTTGTGTAAGAGGAGTCTGGTCTTTGCGAAGACGTGGTCACCAAGTTGTTATGATTAATTCGAATCCAGAGACAGTGTCTACAGATTACGATACAGCAAATTACTTGTTTTTTGAGCCATTAACGTCAGAGAGAGTAGCGGCCGTCATGGGCTGGATTGGCTCTAGAAAGTTTGTGGCTCAGTGGGGGGGGCAAACAAGTATTTCTCTAGCGAGTCCGCTGACTCAGATGGGTCACGAAATTTTAGGTAGCTCTGTCGAAGCAATGGATCGCGCCGAAGATAGATCGCAGTTTGTGACTCTTTGTAGAGAATATGGTTTCAAAATCCCAGAGGCAAAAACGGCAGACACCTTTGAGGGTGCACAGAGAGCCGTCAGTCAAATTGGATTCCCAGTAGTTTGTAGACCCAGTTTTGTACTGGGTGGTAGGCGAATGGAAGTTGTTGAGAACGAGTCAGATCTGGAGCGGTATTTTGAAAGACACGGCCACGTGGTGAGTGAGCGTAATCCCATTCTTATTGACGAATTTTTAGCTGGGGCTCTTGAAGTTGACGTCGATTTGGTGTGCGGAGGTAACTGGCAAGTGATTGGCGGAGTTGTAGAGCATATCGAGGCAGCTGGTGTGCACAGTGGAGATAGCATGGGAGTTTTACCACCTCAGAGGCTTAAACCTGAGACTTTAGCACGAGTGGAGCAGATGAGTGCAGAACTCGGCAGTCGTCTTGGGGTTATTGGCCATTTGAATCTTCAGTTGGCTATAAAGAAGGATGAAGTTTACCTTCTAGAAGCAAATCCGAGAAGCTCACGGTCTGCGCCATTTGTTTCAAAGGCTACAGGATTGAGACTGGTGGACCTTGCCGTAGGTGCCATGATGGGAGAATCTCGGCCAAATATACCAGACTGGAAGAACATGAAAGATGTCTGTGTGAAAGGTGTCGTGCTTCCCTTTAAGAAGTTTTCAGAGGCAGACTCCATTCTGGGGCCGGAGATGAAATCGACCGGAGAGTCTATGGGACGCGGGAAGGATTACTCCGAAGCGCTTCTTAAAGCGTGTATTTCGAGTCAAATGAGACTTCCAAAACCGGGGGAAGTTTTTTGTTCTGTGAGAGATAAAGATAAAGCCTTCTTTTTGCCACTAGTAAAACAACTTCGCGAACTGGGTTTTACCTTTTCGGCGACATCTGGAACTGCATCGTTTTTAGCGGCCAATGATATTGAAGTTGAAAATATCCGTAGAGTGAGAGAAGGCCGGCCTCACTGTGTAGATCGAATTAGATCTGGTTCTGTCGTGTTGGTGTTTAACACGACGTCAGGAAGGCAATCCATCGAGGACAGCTTCAGTATTAGACGTAGCTGCATAGACTTCTTTATACCGTGTATAACTGAAAGTGATGCGGCAGAAGCTTTCGTTATGGCTATTAAAAGAAGTTTTAACAACGAGGTATCGGTTTCTTCACTCCAGTAA
- the lepB gene encoding signal peptidase I: MWRYIKDHLETVLIAIILAFGVRQFILTVYKMPSPTMYPAVEPGDFLFTYKIPYGLEVPFLDRKIGRNKKPSRGEVVVVRSPDSKDSLFLKRIIAVEGDRVELRDGAVILNSESIDGGADRGSLFGPIRSEVPQEHGGYSVVMPKGSSLDNLEEMIVPKGHVFILSDNRTIYEDSRDWGPIPLDWISGRATIVWFSLDWERKQFGLPAVRWERLFKPIH, from the coding sequence ATGTGGCGCTATATTAAGGATCACTTAGAAACGGTACTCATTGCTATAATCTTAGCTTTCGGGGTTAGACAGTTCATACTGACTGTCTACAAAATGCCTTCCCCCACAATGTACCCAGCAGTAGAACCTGGCGATTTCTTGTTTACTTACAAAATTCCCTATGGGCTTGAAGTTCCTTTTTTGGACCGAAAGATCGGAAGAAACAAAAAACCCTCAAGAGGCGAGGTGGTTGTCGTGCGCTCTCCGGATTCCAAAGATTCACTTTTTCTGAAGAGAATCATCGCGGTAGAGGGAGACCGTGTGGAACTGAGGGATGGCGCAGTCATACTCAACAGCGAATCAATTGACGGGGGAGCTGATAGGGGATCTCTGTTTGGCCCCATTCGAAGTGAGGTGCCGCAAGAACACGGAGGCTACTCCGTAGTTATGCCAAAAGGGAGTTCTCTAGATAACTTAGAAGAGATGATTGTGCCCAAGGGTCACGTTTTTATTCTGAGTGATAACCGCACGATTTATGAAGATTCCAGAGACTGGGGACCTATTCCCCTCGATTGGATATCTGGTCGTGCGACTATTGTGTGGTTCTCTCTCGATTGGGAGAGAAAACAGTTTGGTTTGCCTGCGGTGCGGTGGGAAAGATTGTTCAAGCCGATTCATTGA
- a CDS encoding prepilin peptidase translates to MDDLIVLAVGAGVLGLLLGSFANVFIYRWPKGESVITPRSRCPNCKMQVAWYDNIPVISWIILRGKCRGCTQRISIRYPLVELLTGILFFFVVQRYGVSWFTLEALVLVFGLVVISFVDLDTFLIPDIFSLGGLALGLAGAALNPEREFMDAFGGALVGGGFLWLTAYTYWLVRKEEGMGGGDIKLLAWLGAVLGWTAVPFIILVSSVLGSLVGLSIVVANKGNMKTVIPFGPYIAIAGVLFLLGGDKLSEWYLAAFFPWLTG, encoded by the coding sequence ATGGATGATTTAATAGTGCTCGCCGTGGGGGCTGGAGTCTTAGGGCTTTTGCTAGGAAGCTTTGCGAACGTTTTCATTTACCGATGGCCCAAAGGAGAGAGCGTTATCACACCACGGAGTCGCTGTCCGAATTGTAAAATGCAAGTGGCCTGGTACGATAATATACCGGTAATTTCTTGGATCATATTGCGCGGCAAATGTCGTGGTTGCACACAAAGGATTTCAATCAGGTATCCCTTGGTTGAGCTGCTAACGGGAATTCTCTTCTTTTTTGTCGTGCAGAGGTACGGGGTATCTTGGTTTACTCTAGAAGCACTAGTGCTCGTGTTTGGACTTGTCGTTATTTCTTTCGTCGACTTAGACACCTTTTTGATTCCTGACATTTTTTCTTTGGGGGGATTGGCGCTAGGGCTTGCCGGAGCAGCTCTTAATCCAGAGAGAGAATTCATGGATGCTTTTGGGGGCGCTTTAGTCGGCGGCGGCTTTTTGTGGCTTACAGCTTACACGTACTGGCTCGTGAGAAAAGAAGAGGGTATGGGCGGCGGTGATATTAAACTACTTGCATGGCTTGGTGCCGTGTTGGGGTGGACAGCTGTACCGTTCATCATATTGGTTTCAAGTGTATTAGGCAGCCTAGTAGGCCTCTCCATCGTTGTAGCCAACAAAGGCAATATGAAAACCGTAATTCCCTTCGGACCATACATAGCAATTGCCGGAGTTCTATTTCTGCTCGGTGGGGATAAATTGTCTGAATGGTATCTGGCGGCCTTCTTTCCGTGGCTGACTGGGTAA
- a CDS encoding multidrug ABC transporter ATP-binding protein has product MILDVSGLTKRFKNQFWAKPHYAVKDVSFRVKEGSITGFLGANGSGKTTSIKNILGLIYPDAGEITYFGGKPLSNEVKKRIGFLPERPYFYEYLTGTEFLQFYADLSGLKRGPNLRKRIQTLLEKVELPHAADRPLRKYSKGMLQRIGIAQALIHDPDFVILDEPMTGLDPDGRRTVAEIIKDCRKRGATIFFSSHLLHDVETLCDELVILVKGEVKYSGSTQDLLKRAQAGYRLVSIKDSSPQSERVVDQHHLQKRMRDLLDSQAQIIEVIAERPSLEELFIEMSRKGSQEQVEKASN; this is encoded by the coding sequence GTGATATTGGATGTTTCAGGATTAACAAAAAGATTTAAGAACCAGTTTTGGGCGAAGCCACACTATGCCGTGAAGGATGTTTCTTTTCGGGTCAAAGAGGGTTCGATTACGGGTTTTCTAGGAGCCAATGGCTCGGGCAAAACCACTTCAATCAAAAATATTCTCGGATTAATTTATCCCGATGCGGGTGAGATCACCTACTTTGGTGGCAAACCCCTTTCGAATGAAGTGAAGAAGAGAATCGGCTTTCTCCCGGAGCGACCCTACTTTTACGAATATTTAACAGGCACAGAATTCTTGCAGTTTTACGCCGACCTAAGTGGCTTAAAGAGAGGCCCAAACCTACGTAAGCGCATACAAACTCTTTTAGAAAAGGTTGAACTGCCCCATGCGGCTGACCGACCTCTGAGAAAGTATTCTAAGGGCATGCTTCAGCGAATAGGTATTGCACAAGCGCTGATACATGATCCCGATTTTGTCATACTCGATGAGCCGATGACAGGTTTAGATCCTGATGGCAGAAGGACGGTCGCAGAAATTATCAAGGATTGCCGTAAACGGGGGGCGACCATCTTTTTTAGTAGTCACTTGCTTCACGATGTGGAAACTCTTTGTGACGAGTTAGTCATTTTAGTTAAAGGCGAAGTGAAGTACTCAGGATCGACACAGGACCTTCTTAAGCGCGCGCAAGCGGGCTACCGTTTGGTTTCAATCAAAGACTCCTCTCCGCAGAGTGAGCGAGTTGTCGATCAACACCATTTGCAGAAAAGAATGAGAGACCTGCTAGATTCCCAGGCTCAGATTATCGAAGTGATCGCCGAGAGGCCATCTCTCGAAGAGTTATTTATTGAGATGTCTCGAAAAGGATCCCAAGAACAAGTAGAGAAAGCATCCAACTAG
- the lepB gene encoding signal peptidase I: MANANKDQKSDQKSKKGTWTEGFGSLVLAVGIALFIRWLFVEAYVIPSGSMLPTLLIRDHIFVNKLIYGIRVPFSKTWIAEFREPTRGEVIVFRFPIEEGTFFIKRVVGVPGDRVEYEDGKLVINGEEVEVRAPSDPDALEWVRDKDLQIGTKDDFVHFEEVLGEHPHSVLLRRGQYHQGTGGEVVIPEDKLLVMGDNRDNSNDSREWGFVPTENVLGRAMFVWLSCEETLPVLSFLCNPLTLRWNRFFDTIE; encoded by the coding sequence ATGGCGAATGCAAACAAGGATCAGAAGTCAGATCAGAAGTCAAAAAAAGGCACATGGACAGAAGGCTTTGGCTCACTTGTTTTAGCTGTAGGAATTGCTCTTTTTATCAGGTGGCTCTTCGTTGAAGCCTACGTGATTCCATCTGGGAGCATGCTTCCCACTCTTCTCATTAGAGACCATATATTTGTGAATAAACTCATTTACGGTATTCGCGTTCCGTTTTCAAAGACCTGGATTGCTGAATTCCGCGAGCCCACAAGGGGCGAGGTCATAGTATTTAGATTTCCTATCGAAGAGGGAACTTTCTTTATCAAACGGGTCGTGGGAGTGCCTGGCGACAGGGTAGAATACGAAGACGGCAAATTAGTTATTAATGGTGAAGAAGTCGAAGTACGGGCTCCATCTGACCCCGATGCTCTTGAGTGGGTTCGCGACAAAGATCTTCAGATCGGTACCAAAGACGACTTCGTTCACTTCGAAGAAGTTTTGGGTGAACATCCACACTCAGTGTTGCTGCGACGGGGGCAATACCATCAAGGTACTGGCGGCGAAGTGGTCATCCCCGAAGACAAGCTTTTGGTTATGGGCGACAACCGCGACAATTCCAATGACAGCCGGGAGTGGGGCTTTGTGCCGACAGAGAATGTACTTGGGCGCGCAATGTTTGTCTGGTTAAGCTGCGAAGAAACACTTCCTGTGCTTTCGTTCTTATGCAACCCGTTGACTCTACGATGGAATCGCTTTTTCGACACAATCGAGTAA
- a CDS encoding carbamoyl-phosphate synthase small subunit → MDRIRRKGFVVLETREVFEGYWVGGAASVGELVFNTSHSGYEEIATDPSYLNQIVVMTAPMQGNYGVVPETRQSENFHIKGFVCLDIQNSDRDRSWSEILTNQSIAVIDGLDTRSLVLYLRQRGTTWGAALDAETQEEALTLGLELISKNKVVASDWTRQVCVKEELRVAGLKPAGPTIALLDFGCKSNILNLVKQHSREVSVFPSWTDADQLVHFDGVVLSNGPGDPADVKKGVETVKSLLGRLPMFGICMGHQVLGLALGAKTFKLKFGHRGANHPIEDEILGQVYVSSQNHGYAIVEETLPKDVIVTHRNLNDKTVAGIACKALNCMSVQFHPESSPGPNEARALFNYFFERMLK, encoded by the coding sequence ATGGATAGAATACGAAGAAAAGGTTTTGTGGTGCTCGAAACCCGAGAGGTTTTCGAGGGCTATTGGGTAGGCGGAGCTGCTTCAGTCGGGGAGCTGGTCTTTAATACGAGCCACTCCGGCTACGAGGAAATCGCTACAGACCCGTCGTACTTGAATCAGATAGTTGTGATGACGGCGCCGATGCAAGGCAACTATGGCGTCGTTCCAGAAACGCGCCAATCGGAAAACTTTCACATCAAAGGATTTGTCTGTTTAGATATTCAAAACTCCGACCGGGATCGTAGCTGGAGCGAAATTTTGACGAATCAATCCATAGCTGTAATCGATGGCCTGGACACGCGAAGCTTGGTGCTTTACTTAAGGCAAAGAGGAACAACTTGGGGAGCTGCGCTCGATGCCGAGACTCAAGAAGAGGCGCTAACTTTGGGTTTAGAACTAATTAGCAAGAATAAAGTCGTAGCTTCAGATTGGACTCGCCAGGTCTGCGTAAAAGAAGAGCTTCGCGTCGCGGGCTTGAAGCCGGCAGGTCCTACCATCGCGCTGCTCGATTTTGGATGCAAATCGAACATCTTAAACCTCGTGAAACAGCATAGTCGCGAAGTTTCTGTTTTTCCTTCTTGGACCGATGCGGATCAACTAGTTCACTTCGACGGGGTAGTACTGAGCAATGGCCCAGGAGACCCGGCAGACGTCAAAAAGGGCGTTGAGACTGTAAAGTCTTTGCTGGGTAGACTTCCCATGTTCGGTATTTGTATGGGCCACCAGGTATTGGGTTTGGCGCTTGGGGCTAAAACTTTCAAGCTGAAATTTGGTCATCGCGGAGCCAATCACCCTATCGAAGACGAGATTCTCGGGCAGGTGTACGTTTCTAGTCAGAATCATGGCTACGCCATTGTTGAAGAAACTCTTCCCAAAGATGTGATCGTTACTCACCGAAATCTTAACGATAAAACTGTCGCGGGAATCGCATGCAAAGCATTGAACTGCATGAGTGTTCAGTTTCATCCTGAAAGTTCGCCTGGTCCGAACGAGGCTAGAGCGCTTTTTAATTATTTTTTCGAAAGAATGCTGAAATGA
- a CDS encoding sigma-54-dependent Fis family transcriptional regulator — protein MGDTEVILPTSGQTQRAKSEGGAVQIIYRSPIMDQLMKMVDRVAATQATVLILGESGTGKELVAKAIHERSSRRTKPFVAINCGALRETLLESELFGHEKGAFTGAYNRKIGLAEVADGGTLFLDEIGELSPGMQAKLLRFIQEGEVYRVGGKEPIQVDIRLVSATNRDLETEVPKGNFREDLYYRINTISVSVPPLRRRKEDIPVLVRHFLMNSQNRHLNRGHEVSDEAMEMIVSYEWPGNIRELQNVCERIQILADGHMIMPGDVPDNIKNPEQRWLDNEYDPSISLYELERRYIIQALRHFHGNKTRAAQALGVTIKTLYNKLHEYGEFDNYSVHTKIK, from the coding sequence ATGGGTGACACAGAAGTAATCTTACCAACTAGCGGACAGACGCAAAGAGCAAAATCCGAAGGCGGAGCCGTCCAAATTATTTACCGATCGCCAATCATGGACCAGCTGATGAAGATGGTCGACCGTGTGGCAGCGACACAAGCCACAGTATTGATTCTGGGTGAAAGCGGTACGGGTAAAGAATTGGTGGCCAAAGCCATTCATGAGAGAAGTTCTCGCAGAACTAAGCCCTTTGTGGCAATTAACTGCGGTGCCCTCAGAGAAACTCTCTTAGAGAGTGAGCTTTTTGGTCACGAAAAAGGAGCCTTTACAGGAGCCTACAACCGCAAAATAGGTTTGGCAGAAGTTGCAGATGGCGGAACTCTCTTTTTAGATGAGATCGGAGAGCTCTCACCAGGAATGCAGGCAAAACTTCTTAGATTTATTCAAGAAGGTGAAGTGTATCGAGTTGGCGGTAAAGAGCCGATTCAAGTAGATATTCGCTTGGTAAGTGCAACGAATCGAGATCTAGAAACTGAAGTTCCTAAAGGAAATTTTAGAGAAGATCTCTATTACCGTATCAATACCATTTCTGTAAGTGTTCCTCCTTTACGTAGAAGAAAAGAAGATATTCCTGTTCTTGTGCGCCACTTTTTAATGAACAGTCAAAACCGCCATTTGAATCGTGGTCATGAAGTGAGCGATGAAGCGATGGAAATGATCGTATCTTACGAGTGGCCAGGTAACATTCGCGAACTTCAAAACGTCTGCGAAAGAATTCAAATTCTTGCCGACGGCCATATGATTATGCCTGGTGATGTTCCAGACAATATCAAAAACCCAGAGCAGAGATGGCTAGATAATGAATACGATCCTTCAATTTCGCTTTATGAGCTTGAAAGACGTTATATCATCCAAGCCCTCAGGCATTTTCACGGCAACAAAACCCGTGCTGCTCAAGCTTTGGGAGTAACCATTAAAACTCTCTATAATAAGCTTCATGAGTATGGGGAGTTTGATAATTATTCTGTCCATACCAAAATCAAATAA
- a CDS encoding phosphate/phosphite/phosphonate ABC transporter substrate-binding protein has product MRKSLHIRFSSIFLVLVSLSLAVYFAVRQKDQQPFRSNPTQSIRIGFIPGENPEKLRVSSEAFAKRLSISLGIKVEPYISEDYQGLINAMSEKKIDFAFFTAMTFVFAEKEANAKVLLKKVWATPYYYSLVAVREGSGIKSLKDLKGKKVAFVDEKSTSGYLYPMVKLGELGIDPARDFKKQVFSGSHDLSVEMLKKGEVDAIAVFSDNESGSNSALTKYGLKKFRKLWLSEPIPNDPFVVRQDFYDSDPQLTHTLMYSFIDLANAPEGNLLKKWFNVSEMKLATSAQYDPVRRMVERLGLRLTSTHAQKPVPSSYLKSI; this is encoded by the coding sequence ATGAGAAAGTCACTCCACATTCGATTTAGTTCAATCTTCCTAGTATTGGTTTCATTGAGTCTTGCAGTCTACTTCGCAGTCCGACAAAAAGATCAGCAACCATTTCGATCGAATCCGACTCAGTCCATACGAATTGGGTTTATTCCAGGTGAGAATCCAGAGAAGCTAAGAGTGAGCTCAGAGGCTTTTGCCAAACGGCTGAGCATAAGTTTGGGTATCAAAGTGGAGCCCTACATTTCTGAGGATTATCAAGGTCTCATCAACGCCATGAGTGAAAAGAAAATCGACTTTGCCTTTTTTACGGCTATGACATTTGTTTTTGCTGAGAAAGAAGCAAACGCGAAAGTTTTATTGAAGAAAGTTTGGGCCACGCCCTATTACTATTCGCTCGTTGCGGTGAGGGAAGGCAGCGGCATAAAGTCTCTTAAAGATCTTAAGGGTAAAAAAGTCGCCTTCGTTGATGAGAAGTCGACTTCGGGATATCTGTACCCGATGGTGAAATTAGGTGAGCTTGGGATAGACCCTGCCAGAGATTTTAAAAAGCAGGTATTTTCGGGAAGCCACGATTTGTCTGTTGAGATGTTAAAAAAGGGTGAGGTAGATGCGATAGCTGTCTTCTCGGACAATGAGTCTGGCTCCAACAGTGCTCTCACTAAGTATGGTCTTAAGAAGTTTCGCAAGTTGTGGCTCAGTGAACCAATTCCAAATGATCCATTTGTTGTAAGACAAGATTTTTACGATTCTGATCCCCAGCTCACGCATACTCTTATGTATAGTTTTATTGATCTGGCCAATGCCCCTGAGGGAAATCTCCTTAAAAAGTGGTTCAATGTTTCTGAAATGAAACTTGCAACTAGCGCCCAGTATGATCCGGTTCGCCGAATGGTTGAGAGGCTTGGTTTGCGCCTTACTTCCACTCACGCACAGAAGCCCGTACCTTCGAGCTATCTCAAGTCCATTTAG
- a CDS encoding flagellin FliC, which translates to MGMRISTNMASINAQRNLSTSQMKISDSYSKLSSGSRINKSADDAAGLAISETIQSQIRSTRQANRNANDGISLIQVAEGGLNEISNIVTRLRELGIQAASDTVSDRERGFINKEVAQLKNEAQRIATVTKWGETGLLDGSSPSYDFQIGINNDDFQDRISFNAGENTATIDALGLADVDYSQKEGAQTALSNLDEAINRVNDMRSNLGALQNRMNSTISNLTIAEENMSAANSRIRDTDVADTTAALAKNNILLQAGLSTLAQANQTPGYALKLLG; encoded by the coding sequence ATGGGAATGAGAATTTCGACTAACATGGCATCTATCAATGCCCAGAGAAACTTGTCGACTAGCCAAATGAAGATTAGTGACAGTTACTCTAAACTATCGAGTGGAAGCAGAATCAACAAATCTGCTGACGACGCGGCTGGACTCGCGATTAGCGAAACAATCCAGTCACAAATCAGATCAACGAGACAAGCTAACCGAAACGCCAATGACGGTATCTCTTTGATTCAAGTTGCTGAGGGTGGTTTGAACGAAATTTCAAACATCGTCACACGCCTTAGAGAGCTAGGCATCCAGGCGGCCTCTGATACAGTGAGCGATCGCGAGCGCGGGTTCATCAACAAAGAGGTTGCCCAGCTTAAAAACGAGGCTCAACGTATTGCCACAGTGACAAAGTGGGGAGAAACGGGCCTACTCGATGGATCTTCACCATCTTATGACTTTCAAATTGGCATAAACAACGATGACTTCCAAGATCGTATTAGCTTCAACGCTGGCGAAAATACCGCCACAATTGACGCTCTTGGTTTGGCAGACGTCGATTACTCTCAGAAAGAGGGAGCTCAAACGGCGCTTTCTAACCTTGACGAAGCGATCAACCGAGTCAACGACATGAGATCCAATCTCGGAGCTCTTCAAAACAGAATGAATTCTACAATTTCAAATTTGACAATTGCAGAAGAAAATATGAGTGCTGCCAATAGCCGAATCCGTGATACAGACGTTGCCGATACTACTGCTGCTCTAGCAAAGAACAACATCTTGTTACAGGCCGGTTTGAGCACCTTGGCACAAGCCAATCAAACTCCTGGTTACGCACTAAAGCTTCTCGGCTAA